In the Ruminococcus sp. OA3 genome, one interval contains:
- a CDS encoding glycosyltransferase family 2 protein, with the protein MKKLIIIPAYNESASIEKTVLEIKRYAPEFDYIIVNDCSTDHTEEICRRQGFPVISLPVNLGIGGAVQTGYRYALEKGYDMAVQVDGDGQHDPAFLNKMADHLEQHDLDMVIGSRFIEKKGFQSSGMRRIGIHYFTQLIRLLTGKIITDPTSGLRMAGRSVIKMFAYNYPVDYPEPESVTFALRHGKKVEEIPVVMRERSGGVSSISMTKSVYYMIKVTMAIIIECIRKEETDEY; encoded by the coding sequence ATGAAGAAACTGATTATTATTCCGGCTTATAATGAAAGTGCCAGCATAGAGAAGACGGTGCTGGAAATCAAGCGGTATGCGCCGGAATTTGACTATATTATTGTTAATGACTGTTCCACGGATCATACGGAGGAGATCTGCAGAAGACAGGGATTTCCTGTGATTAGTCTTCCGGTGAATCTGGGAATCGGAGGGGCTGTGCAGACGGGGTACCGCTATGCACTGGAAAAAGGATACGATATGGCAGTCCAGGTCGACGGCGACGGACAGCATGACCCGGCGTTTTTAAATAAAATGGCAGATCATCTGGAACAGCATGATCTGGATATGGTGATTGGATCCCGCTTCATTGAAAAAAAAGGTTTTCAGTCATCCGGGATGCGCAGGATTGGGATCCACTACTTTACACAGCTGATCCGTCTTCTGACGGGAAAAATCATTACAGATCCTACTTCCGGACTTCGGATGGCCGGCCGTTCGGTGATAAAGATGTTCGCATATAACTATCCTGTGGACTATCCGGAGCCGGAAAGTGTGACGTTCGCACTGCGCCATGGAAAAAAAGTGGAGGAGATACCGGTTGTCATGAGAGAGAGGAGTGGTGGTGTGTCTTCTATTTCCATGACAAAGTCCGTATATTATATGATAAAGGTGACAATGGCGATCATCATTGAGTGTATCCGAAAGGAGGAGACAGATGAATATTAA
- a CDS encoding DUF2304 domain-containing protein — MNIKTQILVVAAALVALIVLVNMIRNNKLELKYAMSWFVLGIGVLLFGCFPSLTAWLAGVLGIGTPVNMLFFAGFCFALVVIFSLTMAVSRLSNKVKKLAQELALLQKEREEQGACDENEETQE, encoded by the coding sequence ATGAATATTAAGACGCAGATTCTGGTGGTTGCGGCTGCCCTTGTGGCTTTAATTGTGCTGGTGAATATGATTCGGAACAATAAGCTGGAACTAAAGTATGCAATGTCCTGGTTCGTGCTTGGTATCGGTGTACTGCTGTTCGGATGTTTCCCATCGCTGACTGCCTGGCTTGCCGGTGTGCTTGGAATTGGAACACCGGTCAATATGCTGTTTTTTGCGGGGTTCTGCTTTGCTCTGGTCGTGATATTTTCTCTGACGATGGCGGTGTCCAGACTGTCAAATAAAGTGAAGAAGCTTGCACAGGAACTGGCACTTTTACAGAAGGAACGGGAAGAACAAGGGGCGTGTGATGAAAATGAAGAGACTCAGGAATAA
- a CDS encoding DUF2142 domain-containing protein, with the protein MKMKRLRNKYICIAAVIFVILAAGVLGEIFYNLPVKKQADYQYLGTEQIKANGFKLTDGVYVSERPGASLTLSFEEQYVDKLYYEFDYEGQLHATILVGDYQEEDSSKSRKIADDNNHMFVSSTVNIRNTADQITIRMPEEAKHVNIRAVAINNTENYSAGRFLFHCAAAGLVLLVLFLLYGEKKLKPERIFLTVSLCVGSLMILLLPVHKVGLDEEIHFGRAYYLFDTLLGRDTITVTPAMNDLIQTSMNNWPYSIPQSEEEYKQEEAFWNDSLSWDSQKPSDEDQQNNYGFQMYSFSYLPQALMIKAGQLLHLDFTSIYKLGRLGNLILYCVVMFLAIRRIPFGKRIMLVLALMPTAMFSAVTYTYDATVTAFTFLGIAYLLPELVDKDRHVSYRNCAVFTAAFVIASLPKPVYIPMIALALFIPAARFKSAKECRMFRGFILLAFLLVLSTFALPPLLNPHQAGDARGGDTSVGQQLRYVFAHPFIYAKLLFKSLWEKFFSFTFGYRGLGQMGHLAGDQSMVTTALLAAGVTITDVRGREKTDLSVIQKTAAAVLAFVTICLVWSALYLSFTPVGADIIRGVQGRYYLPVTMMFLLAFRTRLIRNTLPERIDTAILTGASALLLMATVYSAVVVNTF; encoded by the coding sequence ATGAAAATGAAGAGACTCAGGAATAAATATATCTGTATTGCGGCTGTGATTTTTGTGATCCTGGCTGCCGGTGTCCTGGGAGAGATATTCTACAACCTGCCCGTTAAAAAACAGGCAGATTACCAGTATCTTGGGACGGAGCAGATAAAAGCGAACGGTTTTAAACTGACAGACGGGGTTTATGTCAGTGAACGCCCGGGTGCAAGCCTGACACTGTCTTTTGAGGAACAGTATGTTGACAAGCTGTATTATGAGTTTGATTATGAAGGCCAGCTGCATGCGACGATACTTGTGGGAGATTATCAGGAGGAGGATTCTTCAAAAAGCAGAAAAATAGCCGACGATAATAATCACATGTTTGTGTCTTCTACAGTAAATATCCGAAATACCGCGGACCAGATTACGATACGTATGCCGGAGGAGGCCAAACACGTCAATATCCGTGCTGTTGCCATCAACAACACAGAGAACTACTCTGCCGGGCGGTTTTTATTTCACTGCGCGGCGGCGGGACTGGTGCTGCTGGTTCTGTTCCTGCTGTATGGTGAGAAGAAGCTGAAACCGGAGCGCATCTTTCTGACAGTCAGCCTGTGCGTGGGAAGTCTGATGATCCTGCTGCTGCCGGTGCACAAAGTAGGACTTGATGAAGAGATTCATTTTGGAAGGGCCTATTATCTGTTTGATACTCTGCTGGGACGGGATACCATAACAGTGACGCCAGCCATGAATGACCTGATTCAGACAAGTATGAATAACTGGCCGTACAGCATCCCGCAGTCGGAGGAGGAGTACAAACAGGAGGAAGCATTCTGGAACGACAGTCTGTCCTGGGACTCCCAGAAGCCCTCAGATGAAGACCAGCAGAATAATTATGGATTCCAGATGTACTCTTTCAGTTATCTGCCGCAGGCATTGATGATAAAGGCTGGGCAGCTCCTGCATCTGGACTTTACATCAATCTATAAACTGGGAAGGCTTGGGAATCTGATCCTGTACTGTGTGGTCATGTTCCTGGCGATCCGACGCATACCGTTTGGCAAGCGTATCATGCTGGTGCTCGCACTGATGCCGACGGCAATGTTTTCTGCAGTGACCTATACGTATGATGCGACAGTGACAGCATTTACCTTCCTGGGAATCGCATATCTGCTGCCGGAGCTTGTTGACAAGGACAGGCATGTATCATACAGGAACTGTGCGGTCTTTACGGCGGCATTTGTTATCGCAAGTCTTCCCAAGCCAGTCTATATACCGATGATCGCTCTGGCGCTTTTTATCCCGGCTGCAAGATTTAAGTCAGCGAAAGAGTGCAGGATGTTCAGAGGGTTTATCCTGCTCGCATTTTTGCTGGTACTCTCAACGTTCGCACTGCCTCCGCTTTTAAACCCTCATCAGGCAGGAGATGCCAGGGGCGGGGATACCAGTGTGGGACAGCAGCTGCGGTATGTATTTGCGCACCCTTTCATCTATGCGAAACTGCTGTTTAAAAGTCTTTGGGAGAAATTTTTTTCCTTTACGTTCGGGTACCGGGGACTTGGACAGATGGGGCACCTGGCGGGCGATCAGAGCATGGTGACGACGGCGCTGCTGGCAGCCGGCGTGACTATCACCGATGTGCGCGGACGCGAAAAAACGGATTTGAGCGTAATCCAGAAGACAGCCGCCGCAGTCCTGGCATTTGTGACGATCTGTCTCGTCTGGTCAGCTCTTTATCTCAGCTTTACTCCAGTCGGTGCAGACATTATACGGGGAGTGCAGGGTAGATACTATCTGCCGGTGACGATGATGTTTCTGCTTGCTTTTCGAACCAGGCTTATCAGAAACACCCTGCCGGAACGTATTGACACTGCGATACTGACGGGTGCAAGTGCACTGCTGCTGATGGCAACGGTATACAGTGCGGTTGTGGTAAATACGTTTTAG
- a CDS encoding DDE-type integrase/transposase/recombinase: protein MASITQDMRYRLSLIRYAEKYGVTKAAVKYKTNRQYIYRWKRRFDGSMESLRERSRRPHSHPNQHTPQEIKMITDMRRRNPEAGLVILWVKLMQRGYSRSIPGLYRFLRKQGIMAVHPPNPKYIPKPYEQMAYPGQRIQIDVKFVPSACLMNEAKDQRFYQYTAIDEYSRWRFVEAFEEHSSYSAALFLEHLIKAFPCPVECVQTDNGQEFTKRFSSYGGSDKPTIFQVRLKEYGIRHKLIRPFTPRHNGKVERSHRKDNERFYAVHSFYSFEDFSKQLKLYNRRDYNNFPMRPLGWKTPKQVLDNYLMSL, encoded by the coding sequence ATGGCTAGTATAACACAAGATATGAGATACCGTCTATCCCTGATCCGTTACGCTGAGAAGTATGGCGTTACCAAAGCTGCCGTTAAATATAAAACCAATCGGCAGTATATCTATCGCTGGAAACGTCGCTTTGACGGCTCTATGGAGTCCCTCCGTGAACGCTCCAGACGCCCACACAGCCATCCTAATCAGCATACGCCTCAGGAGATCAAAATGATTACCGATATGCGCAGACGTAATCCTGAGGCTGGTTTAGTCATCCTTTGGGTAAAACTTATGCAGCGCGGTTATTCCCGTTCTATTCCCGGGCTTTACCGTTTCCTTAGAAAACAGGGGATTATGGCTGTTCATCCTCCTAATCCCAAGTACATCCCTAAGCCTTATGAGCAGATGGCCTATCCCGGACAGCGGATTCAGATTGACGTGAAATTTGTCCCTTCTGCCTGCCTCATGAATGAAGCCAAAGACCAACGGTTTTATCAGTACACCGCCATTGATGAGTACTCCAGATGGCGGTTTGTGGAAGCATTTGAAGAACACAGCTCCTATTCCGCTGCCTTGTTCCTTGAGCATCTTATCAAAGCGTTTCCCTGCCCTGTCGAATGTGTCCAGACTGATAATGGTCAGGAATTTACCAAACGCTTCAGCTCTTACGGCGGTTCGGATAAACCTACCATCTTTCAAGTCCGGCTTAAGGAATACGGCATCAGGCACAAGCTGATACGTCCATTTACTCCAAGGCATAATGGCAAAGTGGAGCGAAGCCACAGGAAAGACAATGAGCGTTTCTATGCTGTCCACAGTTTTTACTCTTTTGAAGACTTCAGCAAACAGTTAAAACTCTATAACCGCAGAGATTATAATAACTTTCCTATGCGCCCACTTGGATGGAAAACCCCAAAACAGGTACTGGATAATTATCTGATGTCACTGTAA
- the rfbB gene encoding dTDP-glucose 4,6-dehydratase, translating into MRTYLVTGGAGFIGSNYIHYMFKKYGDEIRIINVDKLTYAGNPENLKDIEDRENYTFVRADICDSDAIQSIFDENDIDRVVHFAAESHVDRSIRNPEVFVKTNVLGTLVMLNAAKAAWELPDGSFKEGKKFLHVSTDEVYGSLEHEGEYFYETTPYDPHSPYSASKASSDMLVKSYMDTYRFPANITNCSNNYGPYQFPEKLIPLIINNALQGKKLPVYGDGKNVRDWLYVEDHAKGIDMVQEKGRLFETYNIGGHNEKQNIQIIHIILDTLQKMLPEGDPRKKLVSEDLITYVTDRKGHDRRYAIAPDKIKEEIGWYPETMFEEGIKLTIQWYFEHEDWMKNVTSGDYQKYYNDMYQ; encoded by the coding sequence ATGAGAACTTACCTCGTAACCGGAGGTGCCGGTTTTATAGGTTCTAACTATATTCACTATATGTTTAAAAAGTACGGTGATGAAATCCGTATCATCAATGTGGACAAACTTACCTATGCAGGTAACCCTGAGAATCTCAAAGATATTGAAGACAGAGAGAATTATACGTTTGTGAGGGCGGATATCTGTGACAGCGATGCGATTCAGTCGATATTTGACGAAAATGACATTGACAGAGTCGTACATTTTGCAGCGGAGAGTCATGTGGACCGAAGCATCCGCAATCCGGAGGTTTTTGTAAAGACGAATGTACTGGGAACGCTGGTGATGCTGAACGCGGCAAAAGCGGCCTGGGAACTTCCTGACGGCAGCTTTAAAGAGGGAAAAAAATTTCTCCATGTATCGACAGATGAGGTATACGGATCCCTGGAACATGAAGGGGAGTACTTCTACGAGACGACACCGTACGATCCGCACAGCCCGTACTCGGCGAGCAAGGCATCTTCCGATATGCTGGTGAAATCTTATATGGATACGTACAGATTCCCCGCAAATATCACGAACTGCAGCAACAATTACGGACCGTATCAGTTTCCGGAAAAGCTGATCCCGCTGATCATCAACAATGCGCTTCAGGGAAAGAAGCTTCCGGTATACGGTGATGGAAAAAATGTGCGTGACTGGCTGTATGTCGAAGACCACGCTAAGGGAATTGACATGGTACAGGAAAAGGGAAGACTTTTCGAGACATACAACATTGGCGGACATAACGAAAAACAGAATATTCAGATCATTCATATCATTCTGGACACCCTGCAGAAGATGCTGCCGGAAGGGGATCCGAGAAAAAAACTCGTCAGCGAAGATCTCATCACTTACGTGACGGACAGAAAAGGACATGACCGGCGCTATGCCATCGCTCCCGATAAGATCAAAGAGGAGATCGGCTGGTACCCTGAGACCATGTTTGAAGAGGGAATCAAACTGACCATTCAATGGTATTTTGAGCACGAAGACTGGATGAAAAATGTAACGAGCGGTGATTACCAGAAATATTATAACGACATGTATCAGTAA
- the rfbA gene encoding glucose-1-phosphate thymidylyltransferase RfbA, with translation MKGIILAGGSGTRLYPLTKAISKQIMPVYDKPMIYYPLSTLMLAGIRDILIISTPRDLPVFEELFGTGEQLGLRMNYAVQEYPRGLADAFIIGEDFIGDDHVALVLGDNIFYGQSFQKVLKAAAGRKSGATIFGYYVRDPREYGVVEFDGEGRALSIEEKPEHPKSNYAVPGLYFYDNDVVDIAKNVKPSARGEIEITSVNNEYLQRGTLHVETLGRGFAWLDTGSHDMLLDAADFVAAFQKRQGLYISCIEEIAYKKGFITKEQLVELAQPLLKTAYGQYLLEIAEGL, from the coding sequence ATGAAAGGTATTATTTTAGCAGGCGGCTCCGGTACGAGGCTGTATCCGCTGACGAAAGCGATTTCCAAACAGATCATGCCGGTCTATGACAAACCGATGATCTATTATCCGCTGTCAACGCTGATGCTGGCGGGAATCCGCGATATCCTGATCATCTCGACGCCGAGAGACCTTCCTGTCTTTGAAGAATTGTTTGGGACGGGAGAGCAGCTGGGGCTTCGGATGAATTATGCCGTACAGGAATATCCGAGGGGACTGGCGGATGCGTTTATCATCGGAGAAGATTTTATCGGAGATGATCATGTGGCCCTCGTACTCGGAGATAACATTTTCTACGGACAGAGTTTCCAGAAGGTATTAAAAGCTGCAGCCGGGAGAAAATCGGGGGCGACCATATTCGGATACTATGTACGTGACCCGAGAGAGTATGGAGTTGTGGAATTTGACGGGGAAGGCAGGGCGCTGTCGATCGAAGAAAAGCCGGAACACCCGAAATCCAATTACGCCGTACCGGGATTGTATTTCTATGACAATGATGTCGTAGATATCGCGAAAAATGTAAAGCCGTCCGCCCGCGGGGAGATTGAGATCACGAGCGTGAATAATGAATACCTGCAGAGGGGAACGCTCCATGTAGAGACCCTTGGCCGGGGATTTGCATGGCTGGATACCGGAAGCCATGACATGCTGTTAGACGCTGCCGACTTTGTGGCTGCGTTTCAGAAACGACAGGGGCTTTATATCTCCTGCATCGAAGAGATCGCATACAAAAAAGGGTTTATCACAAAAGAACAGCTGGTGGAACTGGCACAGCCGCTTCTCAAAACGGCTTACGGACAGTATCTGCTGGAGATTGCTGAAGGATTATAA
- the rfbC gene encoding dTDP-4-dehydrorhamnose 3,5-epimerase encodes MGKITVETCEIEGLKVITPAVFGDERGYFMETYNYKDYKAAGIDMEFVQDNQSSSKKGVLRGLHFQIHYPQDKLVRVVSGEVFDVAVDLRPGSETYGKWFGVVLSAENKKQFFIPKNFAHGFVVLSDSAEFAYKCTDFYHPNDEGGLAYNDPEIGIEWPIPSGMELTISEKDQNWGSFQEYTKKRQG; translated from the coding sequence ATGGGAAAGATTACAGTTGAAACATGCGAGATAGAAGGATTAAAGGTGATCACGCCCGCTGTGTTTGGTGACGAGCGCGGGTACTTTATGGAGACTTACAACTATAAGGATTACAAGGCTGCAGGCATCGATATGGAATTTGTACAGGACAATCAGTCCAGTTCCAAAAAGGGCGTGCTCAGAGGACTGCATTTTCAGATTCATTATCCTCAGGACAAGCTGGTGCGTGTGGTCAGCGGGGAAGTGTTTGACGTCGCTGTCGATCTCCGTCCGGGCTCAGAGACATACGGAAAATGGTTCGGCGTGGTTCTGTCAGCGGAGAACAAAAAACAGTTCTTTATTCCGAAAAATTTTGCACACGGGTTTGTTGTGCTCTCAGATTCTGCCGAGTTTGCATACAAGTGCACCGATTTCTACCATCCAAACGATGAGGGAGGTCTGGCTTATAATGATCCGGAGATCGGAATTGAATGGCCGATTCCTTCAGGGATGGAACTGACAATTTCTGAAAAAGACCAGAACTGGGGAAGTTTTCAGGAATATACGAAGAAGCGTCAGGGATAA
- a CDS encoding ABC transporter permease, whose amino-acid sequence MLKKMFSLPVELYQNRRLILSLAKNDFKTKYAGSYLGIIWAFIQPIVTVLVYWFVFGLALRAGGERSVPFVLWLVAGLVPWFFVQDSLVNGTNALIEYNYLVKKVVFKISILPMVKVISALFVHLFFIVVVLVIYAVYGYFPDLYVLQLIYYSFSAFMLVLGISYLTSAVVVFFRDLSQIINIFLQVGVWLTPIMWNFKDLGLEAGGTIATILKLNPVYYIVTGYRDALIDKIAFWEHPGLTAYFWIVTAVIFIIGAGLFKKMKVHFADVL is encoded by the coding sequence ATGCTGAAAAAAATGTTTTCGCTTCCAGTGGAGCTGTATCAGAACCGAAGACTGATCCTCTCGCTGGCTAAAAATGATTTTAAAACGAAATATGCCGGCTCTTATCTCGGCATTATCTGGGCATTCATTCAGCCGATCGTCACAGTGCTTGTGTACTGGTTCGTCTTTGGGCTTGCACTGCGGGCCGGAGGAGAACGTTCCGTACCGTTTGTCCTTTGGCTGGTGGCTGGTCTGGTACCGTGGTTTTTTGTACAGGACAGCCTGGTAAACGGGACAAATGCGCTGATCGAATATAATTACCTGGTCAAAAAAGTGGTGTTCAAAATCAGTATACTTCCCATGGTAAAAGTGATTTCGGCATTGTTTGTTCATCTTTTTTTCATTGTAGTTGTGCTGGTTATCTATGCGGTTTACGGATATTTTCCGGATCTGTATGTGTTACAGCTGATTTATTACAGTTTCAGTGCCTTTATGCTGGTGCTTGGGATTTCTTATCTGACGAGTGCGGTTGTAGTTTTCTTCCGCGACTTATCTCAGATTATCAATATTTTCCTGCAGGTGGGTGTTTGGCTGACTCCGATCATGTGGAACTTCAAGGATCTGGGGCTGGAAGCCGGAGGTACAATTGCAACGATTCTGAAGCTGAATCCAGTCTATTATATTGTTACAGGATACCGTGATGCCCTGATCGATAAAATTGCCTTCTGGGAGCATCCAGGTCTTACAGCGTATTTCTGGATTGTGACGGCAGTTATTTTCATAATCGGCGCAGGCCTGTTCAAAAAAATGAAAGTCCATTTTGCGGACGTTCTATAA
- a CDS encoding ABC transporter ATP-binding protein, whose amino-acid sequence MSEIAISVGHLSKVYKLYNKPSDRLKETLGMKVSAKEHYALRDVSFTVNKGETVGIIGTNGSGKSTILKIITGVLNPSGGEVSVNGRISALLELGAGFNMEYTGLENIYLNGTMIGFSREEIDQKMDAILSFADIGDFIHQPVKTYSSGMFVRLAFAVAINIEPEILIVDEALSVGDVFFQAKCYRKFEDFKKMGKTILFVSHDLGSISKYCDRVVLLNRGEKLDEGQPKPMVDLYKKLLVHQEEEAQEKAMDAGEQAMAAQGVDIQPEGGFWKDALVTNPQVLEYGEKRAEVIDFALLDDSGKLTNTVEKGTEFTIKMKVAFHETVEDPIFAYTLKDLKGTEITGTNTMFEKVSIDTQHEGDVREASFTQKMDLQGGEYLISFGCTGYRDGEFHVYHRLYDACNITVVSVKNTVGFYDMNSEVSVK is encoded by the coding sequence ATGAGTGAAATAGCAATCAGTGTCGGACACTTGAGTAAAGTTTATAAATTATATAATAAACCGTCGGATCGTCTGAAAGAGACGCTGGGAATGAAGGTATCGGCGAAGGAACATTATGCGCTGCGGGATGTCAGTTTTACGGTGAACAAAGGCGAGACCGTCGGTATTATCGGTACGAACGGATCCGGAAAGTCAACGATTTTGAAAATTATAACGGGCGTTCTGAATCCATCAGGAGGGGAGGTCAGTGTAAACGGCAGGATCTCAGCACTTCTGGAACTGGGGGCAGGATTCAACATGGAATATACCGGTCTGGAAAATATTTATCTGAATGGAACCATGATCGGTTTTTCAAGAGAAGAAATCGATCAGAAGATGGACGCAATCTTAAGTTTTGCCGATATCGGAGACTTTATCCATCAGCCGGTCAAGACGTATTCGAGCGGTATGTTTGTCCGTCTGGCATTCGCAGTTGCGATCAATATTGAGCCGGAAATCCTGATCGTCGACGAGGCTCTTTCTGTCGGAGACGTATTTTTTCAGGCGAAATGTTATAGAAAATTCGAAGATTTTAAAAAGATGGGGAAGACCATCTTATTTGTCAGCCATGACCTGGGAAGTATCAGTAAATACTGTGACCGTGTCGTGCTGCTAAACCGAGGGGAAAAGCTGGACGAAGGACAGCCCAAGCCGATGGTCGACCTGTACAAGAAGCTGCTGGTCCATCAGGAGGAGGAAGCCCAGGAGAAAGCGATGGATGCCGGAGAGCAGGCTATGGCTGCACAGGGGGTGGATATACAGCCTGAGGGTGGATTCTGGAAAGATGCGCTGGTTACAAATCCGCAGGTGCTGGAGTATGGAGAGAAGCGTGCGGAGGTCATTGATTTTGCACTGCTTGATGATTCCGGTAAGCTCACGAACACCGTCGAGAAGGGAACGGAGTTTACCATCAAAATGAAGGTGGCTTTTCATGAGACGGTGGAAGATCCCATCTTTGCGTATACGCTGAAGGATCTCAAAGGTACGGAGATTACGGGAACGAATACGATGTTTGAGAAGGTCAGCATCGATACACAGCATGAGGGAGATGTGCGGGAGGCCTCATTTACCCAGAAGATGGATCTTCAGGGAGGAGAATATCTGATTTCCTTCGGGTGCACAGGCTACAGGGACGGTGAGTTTCATGTCTACCACAGGCTCTACGATGCCTGCAATATCACAGTGGTATCTGTAAAAAATACGGTGGGATTCTATGATATGAATTCTGAAGTATCTGTAAAATAG
- a CDS encoding class I SAM-dependent methyltransferase, translating to MQEIIGNITLDYEYYPGKDLYSDGKIEDELLSIAMKYREEEYNQVIARKKSWPVMYHFSHIRQNIVEWIPMTKEERVLEIGSGCGAVTGALAKKAGYVNCVELSKKRSYINAYRNQQYSNIKIDVGNFQDIEQHMQETYDYITLIGVFEYSQGYIGGSTPYIDMLKKIKKHLKPGGKIILAIENRLGLKYWAGCTEDHAGLCFEGIEGYPNTDGVRTFSRKELECVISRAGGFQTEFYYPYPDYKFPMTIYSDEYLPSVGELNSNICNFDRERLQLFDETKVYDTLLDSELFPVFSNSFLVILTQH from the coding sequence ATGCAGGAGATAATTGGAAATATTACGTTGGATTATGAATACTATCCGGGAAAAGATCTTTACAGTGACGGAAAGATTGAGGATGAACTGTTGAGTATTGCGATGAAATACCGTGAAGAAGAGTACAATCAGGTGATTGCCAGAAAGAAGAGCTGGCCGGTGATGTATCACTTTTCCCATATCCGTCAGAATATCGTGGAATGGATACCCATGACGAAGGAAGAACGTGTGCTGGAGATCGGTTCCGGATGTGGTGCGGTCACAGGTGCCCTTGCCAAAAAGGCCGGGTATGTCAACTGTGTTGAGCTTTCAAAAAAACGCAGTTATATCAATGCCTACCGTAATCAGCAATATTCAAATATTAAAATAGATGTGGGGAATTTTCAGGACATCGAACAGCACATGCAGGAGACTTACGACTATATCACGCTGATTGGTGTGTTCGAGTATTCACAGGGCTACATAGGCGGCAGCACGCCTTATATTGATATGCTGAAAAAAATAAAGAAGCATCTGAAACCGGGCGGAAAGATCATTTTGGCAATCGAAAACCGCCTTGGGCTGAAGTACTGGGCCGGATGCACGGAGGACCACGCGGGTTTGTGCTTTGAGGGGATTGAGGGATATCCGAATACGGATGGTGTCCGTACATTTTCCAGAAAAGAGCTGGAATGTGTGATCAGCCGGGCCGGAGGATTTCAGACGGAATTCTATTACCCGTACCCGGATTATAAATTTCCGATGACGATTTATTCTGATGAATATCTTCCGTCTGTTGGGGAGCTGAACAGCAACATCTGCAATTTTGACAGAGAGCGCCTGCAGCTGTTTGACGAGACGAAAGTATATGATACGCTGCTGGACAGCGAGTTGTTTCCGGTATTTTCGAATTCATTTCTGGTGATACTGACCCAGCATTAA